The genomic window CCGTTGGCCCGACGATGTCTACGTCATGTCGCGGACGTCCACGGGCAGTCGGCGCCCGGGGATCGTGGCCATCGCGGGCAGCTACCGACCCGACGTCGAGGAGGTGGACGGGCTCGTTCACCCTGATCCAGATCGCGCGACATGCGACCATCGGCGCGGCGGTGGTCGCGACGGATGCCGCGCTGTTCCGCTCGCGCACCCGGCCGGCTCCGCCGCGCACCACGATCGAACGTCTGTGCAAGGAACACCGACGGCTGCTCCCGTATCCCGGCAGCAGCCGCGTGGAGGCGGTGCTCGAGCTCGTCGCCGACGGGGCGCAGACCCCGCTCGAGTCGGTGAGCCGATTGGTCATGCTCGAGGCGGGATTCTCCGCTCCGCAGTTGCAGGTGCCACTGCGCCTGCCCGAGTTGGGCACGACGGCCCACCTCGACTTCGGATGGCGCGAACTCGGGATCGCCGCCGAGGCCGACGGCCGCGGCAAGTATCGTTCCGGAGGCGGCGATGGGGTCGAGGCGGTCATCGCGGAGAAGGATCGCGAGAACGCCATCCGCCGGCAGGTCGTCGCGTTCGACCGCTGGGATTGGGCGGACGCCATTGCGAAGACGCCACTCGTGCGGCGGCTCGATCGCCTGGGCGTGCCGCGCGTCGGCGTGCCGCGCAGGCTGGTGGGAGACGCACGTGAACCCGCCGCGCGGCCCTCGTCGGCGTCGCGTCGCAGGCGATGAGCACCGGATGGCGCTGGAGTCACCGCCTGCACGCGCTCTCGCGCCACACGGTCGCTCCAGCGCGCGACGGCCCTAGCGGAAGTTGACGAACTGCAGGTCGACGTCGAGGTCGGCGGCCTTCAGCAGCCGGATGGTCTCCTGCAGGTCGTCGCGGCTCTTCGACGACACGCGCAGCTCATCGCCCTGGATCTGCGACTTCACCGTCTTGGGCGCCTCGTCGCGGATGAGCTTGCCGATCTTCTTGGCGTGCTCCTGGTCGATGCCGTTCTTGAGGCCCACCTCGAGGCGGAACTCCTTGCCCGACGCGTAGGGCTCGCCCGCGTCGAGCGACTTCAGCGAGATGCCGCGCTTGATGAACTTCGACTGCACGACGTCGAGCACGGCCTTGACCCGCTCCTCGGACGACGCCTTCAGCAGGATCTTCTCGCCCGACCACTCGACCGACGCGCCGACGCCCTTGAAGTCGTAGCGCTGCTCGATCTCCTTGCGGGCCTGGTTGACCGCGTTGTCGGCCTCCATCTTGTCGACCTTGCTGACGATGTCGAACGTCGAATCTGCCATGCGCGCCAGTCTAGCGAGCGGGCGATCGGATGGCTCGGGGCCGCTCGCGTGCCTCGACCCGCGCCCTCATCCGAGGTGCGCGAGCAGCGTCGCGCCCACGTCGTCGACCGACGCCTGGCGGTTCGACAGCACGATCGCGGCGGTGCCGTCGGTCGTGTCGATGAGCAGCACGCTCGCGAACCCGAGGGTCATGCCGTTGTGCGAGACGATCCGATGCTCGCCGTCGTCGCGGACGTTCCAGAAGTAGCCGATGCGCGACCCGTCGCCCACCTCGATGAGGTCGGATTGCGCCGCGCTGCCCGTGAGCGGTCCGTCGAGCACGGCCTGCGCGAAGACCGCGAGGTCGTCGATCGTCGCGTCGATGCCGCCGGCCGGCGCGTACGCGGCGAGCGACGAGGGCGCGACCGCGTCGCCGTCCTCCGCGAAGCCGCCCGCGTGCGAGGCCGGCACCTCTTCGCCGGTGAGCGGCAGGCTCGCGCCGTCGAGGCCGAGCGGCTCGAGCAGCCGCTCGGTGACGAGCGACCGGTAGTCGGTTCCGGCGGCGGCCGCGAGCGCCTGCCCCACGAGCGCGGCTCCCATGTTGCTGTACGAGAAGCCCCGGCCCGGCGCGACCTCGACGCCGCGGGCTTCGGCGAGCATCTCGTCGACCGTCTCGTCGATGCCGTCCTCGCCCGACTCGATGGCTGCGCTCACGCGTTCGACCCACTCCGGGTCGGTCGGGAACGTCGGGATGCCGCCGCGGTGCGCGGCCAGGTCGCGCAGGGTCACGGATGCCACGGGCGCGTCGCCGAGGTCGAGGTACCGCCCGACGGGGTCGTCGGCCCGGACCTCGCCGCGTTCGATCGCCAGGGCGAGCAGCTCGCCCGTGAACGGCTTCGTGATCGAGCCGATCTCGAAGGTCGTCGAGTGGTCGGCGTCGATGAACGCGGTCCGCACCCCATCGTCGTCGATCACGGCCACGGCCACGCGATCGGTCGGGGCCAGGAAGGACGGGCGGATGAGTCGGAGGAGCTCGGCGTCGCCCGAGGTGCCGCCGTCGGTGGTGGCGGGTGGCGTGCTGTCGGCGCCGGTCGCCGGCGCCCCGGCGACGCAGCCGGAGAGGGCGAGGCAGGCGCTGAGGGCGAGAGGTCCGAGGAGGCGGAGGCGGGTCTGCGAGCGGCGCACCGGCCCATCGTATGGTCGACACCGTGGTCGGGGCACGACCCCCGTGCGCGGGCGAAATCGCGCACTCGTCGGCTGCTCGGCGGGGTCCGGCGTCGGTGCCCTCGGGCATCATGGACCTACCGCCGCGCCCGGCGCGGCCCCGGAACGATCGCGAGCAACCGACGGCGAGGAGGCCCGCATGCCGCACGACGGCGACGCCGACGTGATCGTCGTGGGCGCGGGACTCGCCGGCCTCCGCTGCGCCGTCCGCCTCGCCGAGGCCGGACACCACGTCGTCGTGCTCGAGGCCGAGCCCGTGGTCGGCGGCCGTCAGCGCACCGATGAGGTCGACGGCTTCCTGCTGGACCGCGGGTTCCAGGTCCTGAATCCCGCCTACCCGGCCGTCCGCCGATGGGTGGATGTCGACGCCCTCGGCCTGCGGCGGTTCCCGGTCGGTGTTCGCGTGCGGCGCGACGGCGGCGTGGTCGAGCTCGTCGATCCGCGCCGGCATCCCGGTCGCATCCCGTCGATGCTCGCGAGCGGGCTGGTGCGCCCGAGCGACGTGGTGGCGCTCGCGCGCTGGGCGGTGCCGGTGCTGGCGCGGCCGCGAGCCGTCATCGCGGGCCCCGACCGCACGCTGCGCGAGGGATGGGACCGGGTCGGGCTCCGCGGACCACTGCGCACCGAGGTGCTCGAGCCGTTCCTCGCCGGCGTGCTCGCCGATGGCGATGGCGCGACCTCCGACAGCTTCGCGCGGCTGCTCGTGCGCATGTTCGCGCTCGGATCGCCGGGCGTGCCGGAGCGCGGCATCGCCGCCCTTCCGGTCCAGCTCGCCGAGGCGGCACGGGCGGCCGGCGCCGAGATCCGGCTCGGCCGCCGCGTCCGTCGACTGCGCGGCCGAGCCGACCGCACCGGCGTCGAGGTGGACGTCGCGCAGAGCGACGCGCTCGGCGCGCGTGCCGTCGTGGTCGCCGTCGGCCCGGAGGCGGTCGCCGACCTCGTCGACGTGCCCGCGCCGGAGACGAAGGGATTGCAGACCTGGTGGTTCGCCGCGGATGACGCGCCCGCGACATCCGCTCTGCTGAGCGTCGACGGCCGGCATCGCGGGCCTGTGGTCAACACGGTGGTCATGTCGCGCACCGCGCCGTCGTACGCGCCGCCGGGCCGTCACCTCGTCGAGGCCACGTGCCTGCTTCCTCGGGCGATGGATGGCGCGACCGCGCCGACCGAGGCCGACGTGCGCCGGCAGCTCGCCGAGATCTGGGGAGCGGATGCCGCGGCCTGGGCGCTGCTGCGCCGCGACGACCTCCCGCACGCGTTGCCGGCGCAGCCGCCCCCGCTGCGCACGACCAGCCCGGCCCGCATCGGGCCGGGCCGGTACGTCGCCGGCGACCACCGTGACACCGCGTCGATCCAGGGCGCGCTCGTGTCGGGGGATCGGGTCGCGCGCGCGGTGCTGCGCGATCTGCGCGGGGCAAGTTGACCCAGCCCGCCGGGGCCGGACGGGCCGGTACGCGACCAGCGACCCCGGCACCCGCGACCCGGGCACCCGCGACCCGGGCACCCGCGACCCGGGCGCGCCCGGGACCTCACCGGGTCAGCGCGTCCACACCGTAGTGGCCGGCGGCACCACGATCCCGGGCGCCGCCGCATCGAGCGGTGCGCTCGCGAGCAGCACCTCCATGCCGCCGAGGCCGTCGGGCAGCGCGAAGGATGACGAGCCGAAGTTCGTCACCACGGTCCATCCGCCCGGGCGCTGGAACGCGAGCACCGTGGGCTCGTCGAGCGTCACCCACGCGAGCTTCTCCTCGCCATGCAGCTCGTGCCGCAGCGCGAGCGCGCGGCGGTACATCGAGAGCGTCGAGTCGGGGTCGGCCGCCTCGACGTCGACCGCGTACCGCGCGAACCACGACGGCTGCGGCAGGTGGGAGGCCGCGGTGGGCCCGAACCCGAACGACGGCGCGTCGGCGACCCACGGCAGCGGCACGCGGCATCCGTCACGCCCGACCTCGACGCCCGCGTTGCGGAAGAACGTGGGGTCCTGGCGCGACGCATCCGGGATCTCGCCGACCTCGGGCAGGCCGAGCTCCTCGCCCTGGTAGAGGTAGGCGCTGCCGGGCAGGCCCAGCAGGAACAGGGTCGCGGCGCGCGCGCGACGCAGGCCGAGCGCCTCGTCGACCTCGGCGGGGGAGCCGCCGCGCAGCAGCCACTGCTTGCCCACGTCGCCCTCGTTGCTGTCGTCCTCGGGCAGGCCGTAGCGGGTCGCGTGCCGCACGACGTCGTGGTTGGAGAACACCCACGTGTTCGACGAGCCCGTCTCGCCGGCGAACGTCATGTTGCGGTCGACGATCTCGTGGAACTCGGCCGCGTCGAAGTTCGCGCGCAGCAGGTCGAAGTTGAACGCCTGGCCCAGGCTCGTCGGCGCCGCGTACCGGTGCCGGCGCGTCGGGGCGACCCAGGCCTCGGCGACCGCGATGCGCGGCGGGTCGTACTCGTCGAACACGGCGCGCCACTCGGCGTAGATCTCGTCGAGCTCCTCGCGGTCCCACAGCGGGTGCGAGCCGTCCTCGGCGAGCTTCGTCGCCTCGAGCTCGGCGTGCGACCGCAAGGGGTAGGTGAGGTCCTTCGCGAGCGCGTGCGCCACGTCGACGCGGAATCCGTCGACGCCGCGGTCGGACCAGAAGCGCAGCGTGCGCAGGAAGTCGTCCCGCACCTCGCGATTCGCCCAGTTGAGGTCGGGCTGCTCGGGCGCGAAGAGGTGCAGGTAGAACTGCCCCTCGCCCACGGGCTCCCACGCCGAGCCGCCGAAGATCGACTGCCAGTCGCTCGGCGGCTGCGTGCCGTCCGAACCCTCGCCGTCGCGGAAGATGTAGCGGTCGCGGGCCGCGGAGCCCTTCGGCGACGCCAGCGCCTCGCGGAACCACTCGTGCCGGTTGGAGGAGTGGTTCGGCACGATGTCGGCGATGAGCCGGATGCCGGCGGCGTGCAGCGCCGCGATCATCTCGTCGAAGTCGGCGAGCGTGCCGAGCTTCGGGTCGACGTCGCGGTAGTCGTCGACGTCGTACCCGCCGTCGGCCAGCGCCGACGGGTAGAACGGCGAGAGCCACACCGCGTCGACCCCGAGCTCGACGAGGTACGGCACGCGCGAGGTGATCCCCTTGAGGTCGCCGATGCCGTCGCCGTTCGCATCCGCGAAGCTGCGCGGATAGATCTGGTAGACGGCGGCCTGGCGCCACCAGTCGGGGTCGGCGGCGAGCACGGTGCCGGTGTCGAGCGTCGACGGCTGGGCGTCGGTCATGCGATCGGGTTCCTCTCGAGTGGGGTGGTGGGGTCGAGCGGATGCCGCGGGGCGCCGGAGCGCCCCGCGACATCCGTGCAGGTTACTTGATGGAGCCTCGCGTCACGCCGGAGATGACCCAGCGCTGACTGAAGATGTAGACGATGAGCAGCGGCGCCATCGCCATGAGGTACGACGCGAACGCGACGGTGTAGTCGGTGTTGAACTGTCCCTGGAACACGTACTGGGCGAGTGGCAGCGTTCGCGCGGCGGGATCGGTCAGCACGACGAGCGGCATGATGAAGTCGTTCCACGCCCACACGCACGTGAGGATCCCGACGGTCGCGTTCATCGGGGTCAGCAGCGGGAAGATCACCTGCCAGAACACGCGCCAGGTGCTCGCGCCGTCGACCCGTGCGGCCTCCTCGAGCTCGATCGGGATCGAGCGGATGTAGGCGGTGTAGATGAAGATGTTCAGCGACAGACCGTAGATCGTGTAGAGCACGATCATGCCCGCCTGGTTGTCGAGCCCGAGGATCGCCGTCTGTTTCACGAGCGGCAGCATGATGATCGGGAACGGGATGAACAGGGCCGCGAGCAGGTAGAAGAACACGCCCTTGAAGAACGGCCGGTGGATGTTGCGGGCCAAGGCGTACGCGACGACCGAGCTGGTCAGCAGCGTGAACACGACCGAGCCGACCGTGATGATCGCGGTGTTCATGAGCGCCTGCGGGAAGTTCGTCCGCTGCCATGCCTCGGCGAAGTTCGACCAGTTCACCGGGTTCGGCCACTCGAAGCCCGTGCCCGACACCAACTGATCGGGAGTCTTGAGCGCGACCACGACCGCGAGGTAGAGCGGGACGAGGATCGTCAGCGAGCAGACCGCGATGAGGGCGGTCGCCCACCAGTTGGTGCGGCGGGTGTCGTCGTCGTCCGAGGTGCGGCGTCTCCGAGCCGGGATGGCGGGCAGGGCCTCCTCGGCCTGCACCGGGGTGCTCGTTGCGGTCGTCATCAGAAATCGGCCTCTCTGCGCTGAAGGACCCGGAACTGGAAGAGCGAGACGACCGTGATGACGATGAAGAAGACCACCGCGTTGGCCGTCTGGTAGGCGAACTCGCCGCCCGAGAACCCGCCGCGGAAGATCAGCAGCGTGACCGATTCCGTCGACGTGCCGGGGCCGCCGTTCGTGAGAGCGACGATCGGGTCGAACACCTGGAGGAACCCCTTGAGGCTCAGCACGATGTTGATGGTGAAGAACGCGCTGATGAGCGGGAACGTGATCGACCAGAACTGCCGCCCGGCGCGGGCGCCGTCGAGCGAGGCCGCCTCATAGAGCTCGGCGGGGATCGTCTGCAGCCCCGAGAGGTAGATGATGATCGAGAACGCGCAGGCCTGCCACACCGCGAGCCCGACGATCGCCGTCCACGCCCAATCGGGGTTGGTGAGGATGTTGTCGCGGAAGATCGGGATGCCCGACAGGATCTTCGGCAGCGAGTTCGAGAAGAAGAACTGGAACACGTAGCCGATCACCAGGATCGCGAGCACGTACGGCACGAAGTAGACGCCGCGCCAGAAGTTGCGCGCCCTGATCTTCGCGTTGAGCCCGAGCGCGATCGCGAGCGAGAGCACGTTCGTGAGGATCGTCGCCACGATCGCGAACAGGAACGAGAAGCCGTAGGCGGCGAGCACTCGGTCGTCGCGGAACAGGTTGACGTAGTTGGCGAAACCGACGAAGTTCCACGCGCCGTAGCCCGCGTAGTTGGTGAAGCTGAAGAAGACGCCGATGAGCACCGGGAGCGTGTGGAACGCCGCGAAGGCGATCACCGCGGGCCACACCATCCAGTAGTAGGCGGATGGCGCGCGCCGGGCCTCGACGCGCACGCGCGCGGCGCGCCGGCGCTTGGTGCCGCCCGTCGAGGACGTGCGCACCGCTTGGGTCAACGTGGTCATGGTCACTCTCCCGTCACTGGGATGGTGCGAGCGGCGACCTTGCTCCACTCGCGGTCGAGGGTGGCGAGCGCGGCGTCCGCGTCGCCGGTGAACAGGAACTCCTGGTCGATCGCTGCGAGCGGGATGCTCGGCGGGATCTGGTGGTCGATGAAGCCGGTGATCCGGCCCTCGTCGAACCACGGCGCGACCGACTGGATCGCGGGGTCGTCGCTGAGCTCCGCGCCCTCGACCGAGGGGACCATGTTCTGCGACGCGGCGAACTCCTCGATGACGTCCTTCTGGAAGAGGTACTCGATGAAGCGCAGCGCCTCCTCCTGGTGCGGCCCGTGCTTGCCCATGGTCACCACGACGTCGACGCCCGAGACGAGCAGCCGGTCGTCGGGGTCGTCGGTCGCGGGGTAGGGGAAGATCCCGGCGCGGATGTCGGGGTTCACCGCCTTGATCGGGCTGACCGCCCAGATGCCCTGCATGAGCATGGCGACCTCGCCGTTCGCGAAGGCGGCGTTGCCGTCGTCGTAGGTCTTGCCGCGGTAGCCGTCCTGCGTGTACGAGAAGAGTTCGTACTGCTGGTCCATCGCCTCGGCGAAGTCCTTCGAGAACGAGACCGCCGAGTCGGGGCCCGTGTCGGCGCCCTGCTCGCGCATCCGGTCGAAGAAGTCGCCCTGCGCGGGGTACGCGCCGAGCGCGTTGAACGACGGCAGGCCGGTCCACGAGTCGGCGAGGGTGCCGTAGAACGGCGTGATGCCCGCCGCCTCGAGTTTCTCGCAGACCTCGATCAGCTCGTCCCACGTCTCCGGCACCTCGAGGCCCTGCTCCTCGAAGATGTCCTCGTTGTAGATGATGCCGTTGGCGTTGTTGACGTACCCGAGCCCGTTCACCTCGTCGGGGTAGGTGCCGAGGTCGGCGAGGATCTCCTGCACCGCGGGATTGATCGTGTCGAGCACGGGCTCGTCGGAGAAGTCGTAGAACACGCCCGCCTGCGCGAGCCGGCCGAAGTTGCCGTTCGCGTTCAGGGTGATGACGTCGGGCGTGCGGTCCTTCACGAGCAGCGTGCGGATCAGCGTGTCGGCGTCGGCGACCTGGTTCTGCACCACGTCGATGTCGGGGTTCTCGGCCTCGAAGTCGGCGATGATCCGGTCGAAGTCCTCGAGCGCCTCGCCCTTGAACTGGAAGAAGTCGAGCTTCACGCGGCCGTCGCCGCCCGAGCCGGCGCAGCCCGAGAGGACGAGGCCCGCGACGGCGACGGCGACGGATGCCGCGGCGAGCGCCGTGCGTCGTCGCGCGCGCCGCCTCCGGGGCGGCTGCGAGCGGGTGGGATGGAACGTCATGATGCGCCTCCTTGCGCGGTCGAGGGGACGACGGAATGTCCGGTCGTCGAGGATCCGGCGGACCCGGCGGATCCGGCGTCTCGACACCGGGGGTGCGGGTCTCGGGACGCGCTGCGCGCTCCTCGACCGTCGGGGCTCGGTTACTCGGTCGGCGGTGCGGTGAGCTCGAGCAGCACGAGCTGGGCTGGGAAGAGCACGGGGGCCTGCAGGCCCACCGTGCCGAGCTGGCGACCGGTCAGCGTGATCGGCTGCTCGACCCAGGGCAGCGACGACTGGCCGGGGCCGTCGGCGACGCTGCCCGCGACGATCCGCACGGTGTACCGGCGGTCGGGGGCGAGTCCCGGCAGGGTGAACCGGCCGGGCGGGTAGGTCACGCTGGTCGAGACCTGCGTGAACGTGAAGAGGGCGGATGCCGCGTCGCGCGCGACCACGCCGCGGACGTCGGTCGTGGCATCCGGTGTGTCGCCGTGCACGAGGGCGCCGGAGTGGATGAGCGCGCGGTGGGCCTTGTGCCGTGCGACCCAACTCGCGACGGCGTCGAGCCCGGCGTCGTCGAGGTCGGTGAGGTTCCACTCGATGCCGAAGTGGCCGAACAGCGCGATGCCGGCGCTGAGGTCGAGCGAGACCGAGCGGCCGGTCGAGTGCACCTCGGGGCTGGTCAGGTGCGCGCCCATGATCTCGGTGGGCACGAGCAGGCCGGTGTAGCGCTGGATCTGCAGCCGCTCGATCGGGTCGAGCGTGTCGGAGGTCCAGATGCGGTCGGTGTGCTCGAGGATCCCGAGGTCGACGCGAGCGCCGCCCGAGGCGCACGACTCGATCTCGAGGCCGGGGTGGCGGCGCTTGAGCGCGGCGAGCAGGCGGTACAGCGCGGCGACGTTCTCGTGCACGCGCGGCCGTCCGGTGTCGGCGGCGCCCGCCTCGAGCAGGTCGCGGTTGTGGTCCCACTTCAGGTAGGCGATGTCGTACTCGGCGAGCAGCGCGTCGAGCCGGTCGAGCAGGTACTGCCGGGCGTCGGGGTGGGCGAGGTCGAGCACGTGCTGCTGCCGCGCCTCGACGGGCAGTTCGTCGCGGCCGCGCAGGATCCAGTCGGGGTGCTCGCGGGCCAGGTCGCTGTCGAGGTTGACCATCTCGGGCTCGACCCAGAGGCCGAACTCCATGCCCAGGCCGCGGACGCGCTCGATGATCGGACCGAGGCCCTCGGGCCACACGTCGGCGTCGACGAACCAGTCGCCCAGGCCCGAGGTGTCGTCGCGGCGGCCGCGGAACCATCCGTCGTCGAGCACGAAGCGCTCGACGCCGACCCGCGCCGCGCGTTCGGCGAGGGCGGTGAGCGTGTCGAGGTCGTGGTCGAAGTACACGGCCTCCCACGTGTTGAGCGTGACCGGCCGGGGGCGCTGCGGATGCTGCGGCCGGGCGCGCAGCTCGTCGTGGAATCGCTTCGACAGCTCGTTCAGTCCGTCGCCCCACGAGCCGATCGCCCAGGGCGTCGTGTACGACTCGCCCTCCGCCAGCCGGATCTCGCCCGGCGCGAGCAGTTCGCCCGCACTGAGGAAGGCGTCGGCGGTCGGGGTGCGCTCGGCGAGCAGGCGGTGGTTGCCGCTCCAGGCGGTGTGCACGGCGTAGACGAGGCCGCGTTCGAAGCCGAAGCCGGCTCGGCCGGCGGCGAGGAGCAGGCTCGCGTCGGCGCCGGGCCGGCCGCGTCGGCTGTCGCGCACGTGCGAGCCGATGGTGAACGCGTGCCGCTGCGGGCTGCGCTCGCGGAGGTGTCGCCCGGTCGTGTCGAGCAACTCGTCGACGTCTCGGGGCAGCGGGAACGTGGGCGCGAGCGCGACGAGCTCGTACGGCTCGGCGGAACGGTTCTCGAGCGTGATGCGCTGGCGGAGCAGGCCCGCGTCGGTCACGTGCAGTTCGATCGTCGCCGCGAGGCGGGCCGCGGCATCCGTCGCGGTGATCACGGCCGAGGGGCCGTCGACCTCGATGGACTCGGTGACGAGCTTGGTGGAGAAGTCGCGGCCCGCGCGGTGTCCCGCGAGCCCCGGCGTGCCGAGCCATCCGCCCGACTCCTGCGGGATGACGGTGAGGCGTGCCGGCTGGTCGAGGCCGCCGGAGACGCGCTGCGGCCGGGCGCCGAGGCCGAGCGCCGCGAGGTCGTCGGGCCCGAGATCACCGAGGTCGGGCCCCCACGCGACGATGACGGGGAGGGCGGCGTGGCGGGCGTCGAGGACGACGCTGGTGCCTCCGTTGCGGAGGTAGGCGAGCTCGGTGCGGCGTTGCATGCATTCTTTCTACGATGAAAATTATTGCGGTGTCAACCCCAGTGATCAGACGGGATCGCGCGCGACCTGGACTGAAGTGGCCTCGGAATTCGTGCCACAATGAAACGAATCGCCGCGAGGGGAGGGCCGATGACGACCGCCGACGCCGAGATGAGCGACAGTGCGCGCGACCTCGCACGGCTCGTCCTCATCCACGGGCCGGTCTCGCGTGCCGAACTCGGGCGACGACTCGGCCTCTCGCCCGCGAGCCTCACCCGCCTCAGCAAGCCGTTCCTCGAACGCGGCCTGTTCGTCGAGACGGCCGAGGCCGCGCCTGCGGGAGCGGGCCGGCCGGCCAAGCCCCTCGATGTCCGGGTCGACGCCGGGCGGTTCGTCGGCGTGAAGCTCACGGGCGACACGGCCCACGCCGCGCTCACCGACCTCCGCGCGAGCCAGCTCGCCGACGCCGAGCGCACGCTCCGCGACCATGAGGTCGCCTCGGTCGTCGACGCGGTCGTGGCGCTCGTGCACGAGCTCGGCGCAGCTGCCGACCTCGCCGACGGCGAGTTGGCCGGCGTGGGTGTCAGCATCGGCGGCAACGTCGCCGACCAGCGCGTCGTGACGCGCGCGCCGTTCCTCGGATGGCGCGACGTCGCTCTCGCCGACCTGCTCGAGGCGCGGCTCGGCGTGCCCGTCGACCTCGAGAACGACGTGACCGCGCTCACCGTCGCCGAGCAGTGGTTCGGCCCCGCACGAGGCACCGACGCCTTCGCAGTCGTCACCGTCGGCGCCGGCGTCGGCTACGGACTCGTCATGCACGACCGGGTGGTCACCACGCGCGACACCGGTCTCGGCCTCGGCGGGCACCTGCCGCTCGACCCCAGCGGTCCGCTCTGCGCCGACGGGCATCGCGGTTGCGCGAGCGCGATGCTGTCGATCCCCAGCATCTGCGCGCAGCTCGGCATCGCGCTGGGCCGCGAGGTGCGCTACGACGAGGTGCTCGAGCTGGCCGCGTCGGGCCATCCGCTCGCCCGATCGGTGACGGATGCCGCGGGGCGCGCGCTCGGCCGGATGATGGCGTACATCGCCAACCTCGCCATGGTCGACACGATCGTGCTCTCTGGCGAGGGCGTGGCGCTGTGGGAGGTCGCCGGTGAGACCGCGCTCGCGTCGCTCGCCCTGGACCGCGACCCAGAGGCGACCCCCGTCGTCGTGCACGTCGACGACGCCGGCTTCGACTCGTGGGCCCGCGGCGCGGCGGCGGTCGCGATCCAGGGCGCGCTCGCGCGCCTGCGCCTGCCCGCCTGACCAGGGGCACCTCCCGCGCGAGCGCCGCGCGCTCGCACCTGCCCACGGCCGCCCGAGTCCCGCCTTTGTGCGGGTGCACCCGCAGCAACCCGGGACTCGGGAGGGTGTCGGCGCGTGTCGCGGGGGCCGGTGTTGCCGAGTCCCGCCTTGGTGCGGGTGCACCCGCAGCAACCCGGGATTCGGCATGGGCGGCGAGGTGTCACCGCGGCCGGTGTTGCCGAGTCCCGCCTTTGTGCGGGTGCACCCGCACAAACTCGGGATTCGGATGGGGCTGGATGGGGCGGGCCGGGGCTGGATGGGGCGGGCCGGGGCGGGATGGCGCGGCGCGCGCCGGCGCGGGCGGCGCGGATGGCCGCGGCGCGCGCCGGAGCGGGCGGCGCGGCGCCGCGCTACTCGGGCGGG from Agromyces aurantiacus includes these protein-coding regions:
- a CDS encoding ROK family transcriptional regulator, which gives rise to MTTADAEMSDSARDLARLVLIHGPVSRAELGRRLGLSPASLTRLSKPFLERGLFVETAEAAPAGAGRPAKPLDVRVDAGRFVGVKLTGDTAHAALTDLRASQLADAERTLRDHEVASVVDAVVALVHELGAAADLADGELAGVGVSIGGNVADQRVVTRAPFLGWRDVALADLLEARLGVPVDLENDVTALTVAEQWFGPARGTDAFAVVTVGAGVGYGLVMHDRVVTTRDTGLGLGGHLPLDPSGPLCADGHRGCASAMLSIPSICAQLGIALGREVRYDEVLELAASGHPLARSVTDAAGRALGRMMAYIANLAMVDTIVLSGEGVALWEVAGETALASLALDRDPEATPVVVHVDDAGFDSWARGAAAVAIQGALARLRLPA
- a CDS encoding alpha-galactosidase; translated protein: MQRRTELAYLRNGGTSVVLDARHAALPVIVAWGPDLGDLGPDDLAALGLGARPQRVSGGLDQPARLTVIPQESGGWLGTPGLAGHRAGRDFSTKLVTESIEVDGPSAVITATDAAARLAATIELHVTDAGLLRQRITLENRSAEPYELVALAPTFPLPRDVDELLDTTGRHLRERSPQRHAFTIGSHVRDSRRGRPGADASLLLAAGRAGFGFERGLVYAVHTAWSGNHRLLAERTPTADAFLSAGELLAPGEIRLAEGESYTTPWAIGSWGDGLNELSKRFHDELRARPQHPQRPRPVTLNTWEAVYFDHDLDTLTALAERAARVGVERFVLDDGWFRGRRDDTSGLGDWFVDADVWPEGLGPIIERVRGLGMEFGLWVEPEMVNLDSDLAREHPDWILRGRDELPVEARQQHVLDLAHPDARQYLLDRLDALLAEYDIAYLKWDHNRDLLEAGAADTGRPRVHENVAALYRLLAALKRRHPGLEIESCASGGARVDLGILEHTDRIWTSDTLDPIERLQIQRYTGLLVPTEIMGAHLTSPEVHSTGRSVSLDLSAGIALFGHFGIEWNLTDLDDAGLDAVASWVARHKAHRALIHSGALVHGDTPDATTDVRGVVARDAASALFTFTQVSTSVTYPPGRFTLPGLAPDRRYTVRIVAGSVADGPGQSSLPWVEQPITLTGRQLGTVGLQAPVLFPAQLVLLELTAPPTE